One region of Hoeflea sp. 108 genomic DNA includes:
- a CDS encoding site-specific tyrosine recombinase XerD has translation MKSGARIEAFLEMMAAERGAADNTLASYRRDLEDASAHLGGRLANADASGIRDYLDNLAGRGFATTSQARKLSALRQFFRFLYAEGLRGDDPTGIVDSPRKERALPKTMSEDETGRLLDRAASEAGNPEANGTDGMAAARLHALVEVLYATGLRVSELVSLPLTVALRDERFFVVRGKGDKERMVPLSAKAREAMRRWLHQRNANPRLVDSPFLFPASSESGHLPRQVFARDLKGLAARAGISAAKISPHVLRHAFASHLLQNGADLRAVQQLLGHSDISTTQIYTHVLEERLLKLVNEHHPLAD, from the coding sequence GAGCGCGGCGCCGCCGACAACACGCTGGCCAGCTATCGGCGTGATCTGGAAGATGCCTCCGCGCATCTGGGCGGCAGGCTGGCCAACGCCGACGCTTCGGGGATCCGCGACTATCTCGACAATCTGGCAGGCCGAGGCTTCGCCACCACCTCGCAGGCGCGCAAGCTTTCGGCGCTGCGCCAGTTCTTCCGCTTCCTCTATGCCGAGGGCCTGCGCGGCGACGACCCCACCGGCATCGTCGACAGCCCCCGGAAGGAACGGGCGCTGCCGAAGACCATGAGCGAAGACGAGACCGGCCGGCTGCTCGACCGCGCTGCCAGCGAAGCCGGCAATCCCGAGGCCAACGGCACCGATGGCATGGCGGCTGCGCGCCTGCATGCGCTTGTCGAAGTGCTCTACGCCACGGGTTTGCGTGTTTCCGAACTGGTCAGCCTGCCGCTGACGGTGGCATTGCGCGACGAGCGCTTTTTCGTCGTGCGCGGCAAGGGCGACAAGGAACGCATGGTGCCGCTTTCGGCCAAGGCGCGTGAGGCGATGCGGCGTTGGCTGCACCAGCGCAATGCCAACCCAAGACTGGTCGACAGCCCCTTCCTGTTTCCGGCCTCGTCGGAGAGCGGCCATCTGCCCCGCCAGGTCTTTGCCCGCGACCTCAAGGGCCTTGCCGCCCGCGCCGGGATTTCGGCTGCCAAGATATCGCCGCACGTGCTGCGGCACGCCTTTGCCAGCCACCTCCTGCAGAACGGGGCGGACCTCCGGGCGGTGCAGCAATTGCTCGGACATTCCGACATTTCGACCACCCAGATCTACACGCATGTTCTGGAAGAACGGCTGCTGAAACTGGTCAACGAGCATCACCCGCTTGCCGATTAG
- a CDS encoding acetyl-CoA carboxylase carboxyltransferase subunit alpha, translated as MYNYLDFEKPVADLEGKILELKKLSESGEAVDVGEEIKRLEKRSRDALRDAYKALTPWQKVQVARHPDRPHCLDYVKGLFTDFTTLAGDRNFGEDAAMVGGFARFRGEPVLVLGQEKGSDTKSRLKHNFGSVRPEGYRKAVRLMEMADRFKIPVVMLVDTAGAYPGVGAEERGQAEAIARSTSACLGLKVPSIAIVIGEGGSGGAIAIATANRVFMLEHAIYSVISPEGAASILWRDTTRSKDAATNMKITAQDLLSLKIIDQIIDEPLGGAHRNADAVISATGDLIAKTLKDFAGSGIDFREQRREKYLSIGRSL; from the coding sequence ATGTACAATTACCTCGATTTCGAAAAACCGGTCGCCGACCTCGAAGGCAAGATCCTCGAGCTCAAGAAGCTCTCCGAGAGCGGCGAGGCGGTCGATGTCGGCGAAGAGATCAAGCGGCTCGAGAAGCGCTCCCGCGACGCGCTGCGCGATGCCTACAAAGCGCTGACGCCGTGGCAGAAGGTCCAGGTGGCGCGCCACCCTGATCGCCCACACTGCCTCGACTATGTCAAAGGCCTGTTCACCGATTTCACCACGCTTGCCGGCGACCGCAATTTCGGCGAGGACGCAGCCATGGTCGGCGGCTTCGCCCGCTTCCGTGGCGAGCCGGTGCTGGTGCTCGGCCAGGAGAAGGGCTCCGATACCAAGAGCCGCCTCAAGCATAATTTCGGCTCGGTCCGCCCCGAAGGCTACCGCAAGGCCGTGCGCCTGATGGAAATGGCCGACCGCTTCAAAATCCCCGTCGTCATGCTTGTCGACACTGCGGGCGCCTATCCGGGCGTCGGCGCCGAGGAGCGTGGCCAGGCCGAAGCCATTGCCCGTTCCACCTCCGCCTGCCTTGGCCTCAAAGTCCCGTCGATTGCGATCGTCATCGGCGAAGGCGGTTCGGGCGGCGCGATCGCCATTGCCACCGCCAACCGGGTGTTCATGCTGGAGCATGCGATCTACTCGGTGATTTCGCCGGAAGGTGCAGCCTCGATCCTGTGGCGCGACACGACGCGCTCCAAGGATGCTGCCACCAACATGAAGATCACCGCGCAGGATCTCCTGAGTCTCAAAATCATCGACCAGATCATCGACGAGCCGCTGGGCGGCGCCCATCGCAATGCCGATGCGGTGATTTCGGCGACCGGCGACCTGATCGCCAAGACCCTCAAGGATTTCGCCGGCTCCGGCATCGACTTCCGCGAGCAGCGCCGCGAAAAATACCTGTCGATCGGCCGCAGCCTCTGA
- a CDS encoding murein L,D-transpeptidase family protein, which yields MIANIARAGLLIAAFAVAGCSESSVNDFVPQHANRQLSPKILAEMKAKGMDKSSPVLARVFKEEGKLEVWKQKTNGRYDIIASYDICKMSGKLGPKYTEGDRQSPEGFYTVRPGQMNPNSSYHLAFNIGYPNTYDRANGRTGSNLMVHGACSSSGCFSMTDAQIEEIYAFARDAFKGGQTEFQVQSYPFRMNAANMARYRNDPNYQFWTMLKEGYDHFEITKVPPKVDVCEKRYVFNRVAEAGASFNPTGACPATTQPQPLMTAYQSYKSQYDSAFASATGGEAPKPTIAGIKEANLVSDWTKRRARGERVTMDPPAMAQDGTVVQTTTRMGRIDSAEGRRMAALEAEEAAKKKAAEEKLAAAAAAKAAKIAAQQQAIAAAAAPAPAPVTEAPAQAAQAAPVEEPGTTAKLKKKLLNLFGS from the coding sequence ATGATCGCCAATATCGCACGCGCCGGATTGCTGATTGCCGCCTTCGCAGTCGCCGGCTGCTCGGAATCTTCTGTCAACGACTTCGTGCCGCAGCACGCCAACCGGCAGCTGTCGCCCAAGATCCTTGCCGAAATGAAGGCCAAGGGCATGGACAAGAGCTCGCCCGTGCTGGCGCGCGTGTTCAAGGAAGAAGGCAAGCTCGAGGTCTGGAAGCAGAAGACCAACGGCCGCTACGACATCATCGCCAGCTACGACATCTGCAAGATGTCCGGCAAGCTCGGCCCGAAATATACCGAGGGTGACCGCCAGTCGCCGGAGGGGTTCTACACCGTTCGTCCGGGGCAGATGAACCCGAACTCCAGCTATCACCTCGCCTTCAACATCGGCTATCCCAACACATATGATCGCGCCAACGGCCGCACCGGCTCGAACCTGATGGTTCACGGCGCCTGTTCGTCATCGGGCTGCTTCTCGATGACCGATGCCCAGATCGAGGAGATCTATGCTTTCGCCCGCGACGCGTTCAAGGGTGGCCAGACCGAGTTCCAGGTGCAGTCGTATCCGTTCCGCATGAACGCCGCCAACATGGCGCGTTATCGCAACGACCCGAACTACCAGTTCTGGACCATGCTGAAGGAAGGTTACGACCACTTCGAAATCACCAAGGTGCCGCCGAAGGTCGACGTCTGCGAAAAGCGCTACGTTTTCAACCGTGTTGCGGAGGCTGGTGCGAGCTTCAACCCGACCGGCGCCTGCCCGGCCACGACCCAGCCGCAACCGCTGATGACGGCCTACCAGTCCTACAAGAGCCAGTATGACAGCGCTTTTGCCAGCGCCACTGGCGGCGAAGCGCCGAAGCCGACGATTGCCGGCATCAAGGAAGCCAATCTGGTGTCCGACTGGACCAAGCGCCGCGCCCGCGGCGAGCGTGTGACCATGGATCCGCCTGCCATGGCCCAGGACGGTACTGTCGTGCAGACGACAACGCGCATGGGCCGCATCGATTCGGCCGAGGGTCGCCGCATGGCGGCACTCGAGGCTGAAGAAGCCGCAAAGAAGAAGGCCGCAGAAGAAAAGCTTGCTGCCGCGGCCGCCGCCAAAGCAGCCAAGATCGCCGCCCAGCAGCAGGCGATCGCAGCCGCCGCGGCACCCGCACCGGCCCCTGTTACCGAAGCCCCTGCCCAGGCAGCGCAGGCGGCCCCGGTCGAAGAGCCGGGCACGACGGCCAAGCTGAAGAAGAAGCTGCTCAACCTGTTCGGCAGCTGA
- a CDS encoding sulfurtransferase TusA family protein has product MSETTEIYDLRGLNCPLPVLKAKRRLADMAAGSRLWLETTDPLAVIDIPAFCQDAGHRLVETMAVDGGHRFLVERTG; this is encoded by the coding sequence GTGAGCGAAACCACCGAAATCTACGACCTCAGGGGGCTCAATTGCCCCCTGCCAGTGCTGAAGGCCAAGCGGCGCCTGGCAGACATGGCGGCCGGCAGCAGGCTGTGGCTCGAGACCACCGATCCGCTCGCGGTCATCGACATTCCGGCCTTTTGTCAGGATGCCGGCCACAGGCTGGTCGAGACCATGGCTGTCGACGGCGGCCACCGCTTCCTGGTGGAACGCACCGGCTGA
- a CDS encoding GTP-binding protein, giving the protein MSPQASFPIPVSVLTGFLGAGKTTLLNRLLKDPALTDTAVIINEFGDVAIDHLLVEKASDGVIELSDGCLCCTVRGELVDTLADLVDRLQTGRIQRLARVVIETTGLADPVPVLQSIMGHPALVHAFRLDGVVTVVDAVNGRATLDAHVEAVKQVAVADRIVLTKSDLVDDPAWTETLLGRLRHINPGAEIRAAGEGAVAQLIQCGLYDPATKTADVRRWLGEAAAHDHHHHHGGNHDLHDHDHGHNHAHDCGHGHDHGHGHHDARIGSFTLVHGGALPFSTVEMFLDLLLSTQGDKLLRIKGIVELAEDPSRPLVIHGVQKMLHPPARLPSWPDAVRGTRLVLIGIDLPRDYVERLFAAFVNKPAIDTPDREAMENNPLAIAGR; this is encoded by the coding sequence GTGAGCCCCCAAGCCTCATTCCCGATCCCGGTGTCGGTGCTGACCGGCTTCCTCGGTGCCGGCAAGACGACACTGCTCAACCGACTGCTCAAGGATCCGGCGCTTACCGACACGGCCGTGATCATCAACGAGTTCGGCGACGTCGCCATCGACCACCTGCTGGTCGAGAAGGCATCCGATGGCGTCATCGAGCTGTCCGACGGCTGCCTGTGCTGCACGGTGCGCGGCGAACTGGTGGATACGCTGGCCGATCTGGTCGACCGACTGCAGACCGGCCGCATCCAGCGGCTGGCGCGGGTCGTCATCGAGACCACCGGTCTTGCCGACCCGGTGCCGGTGTTGCAGTCGATCATGGGCCATCCGGCACTGGTGCATGCCTTCAGGCTCGATGGTGTCGTTACCGTCGTAGACGCGGTCAATGGTCGTGCCACGCTCGACGCCCATGTCGAGGCGGTGAAGCAGGTGGCGGTCGCCGACCGTATCGTGCTGACCAAATCCGACCTGGTCGACGATCCGGCCTGGACGGAGACGCTTCTGGGCCGGCTGCGCCATATCAATCCCGGCGCCGAGATCAGGGCGGCGGGCGAGGGCGCGGTGGCGCAGCTCATCCAATGCGGGCTTTACGATCCCGCGACCAAGACCGCCGATGTCAGGCGCTGGCTGGGCGAAGCGGCCGCGCACGATCATCATCACCATCATGGCGGCAATCACGACCTCCACGATCACGATCATGGGCACAACCACGCGCATGACTGCGGTCACGGACATGACCATGGTCATGGACATCACGACGCCCGCATCGGCTCGTTCACGTTGGTGCATGGCGGCGCACTGCCGTTCTCGACGGTCGAGATGTTCCTCGACCTGCTGTTGTCGACACAGGGCGACAAGCTCCTGCGTATCAAGGGCATCGTCGAACTGGCCGAGGATCCATCGCGGCCGCTGGTGATCCATGGCGTCCAGAAGATGCTCCACCCGCCGGCGCGACTGCCATCATGGCCGGATGCGGTGCGCGGAACACGGCTGGTGCTGATCGGCATCGACCTGCCGCGCGACTATGTCGAGCGCCTGTTCGCCGCCTTCGTCAACAAGCCGGCGATCGACACGCCTGATCGCGAGGCGATGGAAAACAACCCGCTGGCGATTGCCGGGCGGTAG
- a CDS encoding D-alanyl-D-alanine carboxypeptidase family protein produces MMKNRFVRSTLIGFAAVAALGTAPAFANPEMLFDVNSGAVIEHKDAFMRWHPASLTKLMTAYTTFRAIQAGELALNSPIKISKRAAAFPPAKMGYKPGSVLTLDNALKIIMVKSANDVAAAIGENVGGTTEAFAARMNVEAQRLGMSGSHWVNANGLHDPDQYTTARDLAILVRAIRLEYPQYASYFDIEGIIAGKAKLKNFNPLVGRFPGTDGMKTGFVCESGFNLIASATRDGRTLAAVVLGATSPNDRAEEAAKLLQSGFGRTGSSVSVTGLAPYGDMRDMPTSMRDEVCSPKAKHAASDGPAPTEAGAGEEKSEEKVSIIPEMTRPRSWVTVSLGGANGPVPRAMMGRDEVEYADVPLPTWRPDMPAPAGAVPVAQGSKARS; encoded by the coding sequence ATGATGAAGAACAGGTTCGTCAGAAGCACGCTCATCGGTTTTGCGGCGGTGGCCGCACTGGGCACTGCCCCTGCCTTTGCCAATCCGGAGATGCTTTTCGACGTCAATTCCGGCGCCGTCATCGAGCACAAGGATGCCTTCATGCGCTGGCATCCGGCGTCGCTGACCAAGCTGATGACTGCCTACACCACATTCCGCGCGATCCAGGCGGGCGAACTCGCGCTCAACTCGCCGATCAAGATCAGCAAGCGGGCAGCTGCCTTCCCGCCGGCGAAGATGGGTTACAAGCCCGGCTCGGTGCTGACCCTCGACAACGCACTCAAGATCATCATGGTCAAGTCGGCCAACGACGTCGCCGCCGCCATCGGCGAAAATGTCGGTGGCACGACGGAGGCCTTTGCGGCACGCATGAATGTCGAGGCCCAGCGCCTGGGCATGAGCGGCAGCCACTGGGTCAACGCCAACGGGCTGCACGATCCGGACCAGTACACCACCGCCCGCGACCTCGCGATCCTGGTCAGGGCGATCCGTCTCGAATATCCGCAATATGCCTCCTATTTCGATATCGAGGGCATCATCGCCGGCAAGGCCAAGCTCAAGAACTTCAACCCGCTGGTCGGCCGCTTCCCCGGTACCGACGGCATGAAGACGGGTTTTGTCTGCGAGTCGGGCTTCAATCTGATCGCGTCGGCCACCCGCGACGGCAGGACGCTTGCAGCCGTCGTGCTCGGTGCGACGTCGCCCAACGACCGCGCCGAAGAGGCGGCCAAGCTCTTGCAAAGCGGTTTTGGCCGCACCGGCAGCTCGGTCAGCGTGACCGGGCTCGCGCCCTATGGCGACATGCGCGACATGCCGACCAGCATGCGCGACGAGGTGTGCTCGCCCAAGGCCAAGCACGCTGCCTCCGATGGTCCGGCTCCGACCGAAGCCGGGGCAGGCGAAGAGAAGTCCGAAGAGAAGGTCTCGATCATTCCCGAGATGACGCGTCCGCGCAGCTGGGTGACCGTCAGCCTCGGCGGCGCCAACGGCCCGGTGCCGCGCGCCATGATGGGCCGCGACGAGGTCGAATATGCCGACGTGCCGCTGCCGACCTGGCGGCCGGACATGCCGGCTCCCGCCGGTGCCGTGCCCGTCGCCCAGGGATCGAAGGCGCGCTCGTGA
- a CDS encoding M20 aminoacylase family protein, with protein MPILNRAAEMQEEIAGWRRHLHQKPELNFDVFETADFVKNKLKEFGCDEIVTGLGKTGVVGVIKGNLGAGGTIGLRADMDALPIEEITGKPYASTVPGKMHACGHDGHTAMLLGAAKYLAETRNFAGSVAVIFQPAEEGGGGGNEMVKDGMMERFAIDKVFGMHNMPSLPVGQFAIRPGAIMAATAEFTITVKGKGGHAALPHRAIDPIVAGSQLVTALQTIASRSTDPAEAIVVSVTKFNAGSAYNVIPEHAVLAGTVRTLKKEVAKLAQERMAAICRGVAEATGTEVELDYDANYPVTFNHLAETVFAGDVAATIAGEPQVHREIQPLMGGEDFSYMLEARPGAFIFIGNGDSANLHHPAYDFNDEVIPHGVSYWVRLAETALAA; from the coding sequence ATGCCGATCCTGAACCGAGCCGCCGAAATGCAGGAAGAAATCGCCGGCTGGCGCCGTCACCTGCACCAGAAGCCGGAACTGAATTTCGACGTCTTCGAGACGGCCGACTTCGTCAAGAACAAGCTCAAGGAGTTCGGCTGCGACGAGATCGTCACCGGCCTCGGCAAGACCGGCGTGGTCGGCGTCATCAAGGGCAATCTCGGCGCCGGCGGCACCATCGGCCTGCGCGCCGACATGGACGCGCTGCCGATCGAGGAGATCACCGGCAAGCCCTACGCCTCCACCGTGCCTGGCAAGATGCACGCCTGCGGCCATGACGGCCACACGGCAATGCTTCTGGGTGCTGCCAAATACCTCGCCGAGACGCGCAATTTCGCGGGCTCCGTGGCCGTCATCTTCCAGCCGGCCGAAGAAGGCGGCGGCGGTGGCAACGAGATGGTCAAGGACGGCATGATGGAACGCTTTGCCATCGACAAGGTATTCGGCATGCACAACATGCCGAGCCTGCCGGTCGGCCAGTTCGCCATCCGTCCGGGCGCGATCATGGCCGCGACCGCCGAATTCACCATCACCGTCAAGGGCAAGGGCGGCCATGCCGCGCTGCCGCACCGCGCCATCGATCCGATCGTCGCCGGCAGCCAGCTGGTGACGGCGCTGCAGACGATTGCCTCGCGCTCGACCGACCCGGCCGAGGCCATCGTCGTTTCAGTGACCAAGTTTAACGCGGGCTCGGCCTACAACGTCATTCCCGAACATGCGGTGCTGGCCGGCACGGTGCGCACGCTGAAGAAGGAAGTCGCAAAGCTCGCCCAGGAACGCATGGCGGCCATCTGCCGAGGTGTGGCCGAGGCCACAGGTACCGAGGTCGAGCTCGACTACGACGCCAACTACCCCGTGACCTTCAATCATCTGGCAGAGACGGTGTTTGCCGGCGACGTCGCCGCCACCATCGCAGGCGAGCCGCAGGTGCATCGCGAGATCCAGCCGCTGATGGGCGGCGAGGACTTCTCCTACATGCTGGAAGCGCGCCCCGGCGCCTTCATCTTCATCGGCAATGGCGACAGCGCCAACCTCCACCACCCTGCCTACGACTTCAACGACGAGGTCATTCCGCATGGCGTGAGCTATTGGGTGCGCCTGGCCGAAACCGCCTTGGCGGCCTGA
- a CDS encoding VPA1269 family protein encodes MIISYEESGYVLNLSESHYHYNNDYDTSEVEGLLDVLFNVPINRKVKDNEKKILYDVASTDICISPYSFFKKGSKKLNWELALEFLNTSASVCNLHEDLMAAGAFACLDKLADGSRRSVEAFMYRVLCIFAVSCLGPEDAKQIPLKLVHDVVDWFRTSDGLTWRREIVGKNSTFNVQGLRNLILGFARIYDDPSLTKKASSHRQVWGKSITVRALEASRSPLQQDLTAMFRDFKETSRIRPSDIDQVLLHTNAWLEKNFPNKRLIDILKQKDRKVSVSEYLRESTEGKPDYIHSLARTLRKVSDHYVDKVAAENPDTVLYSLISDLELAKLQKSIPARKPNSTRSRPLPAKLHTLIKEILDEGEVGWPGRCGHFDVKVVEDGIPASVYCPVIPTLISNAFDIPLRIGQWRRFDSGEGDVLRFDANVMKWVPNPSVHAGYWANLERAPWEGFPTKGYAHQFNDPVKPITGFWINTNKTGSPYALPWQHPVVHKRLGDLLNWQEKYNPIEEPIGPEKYLDDPGRAPIVTMSSYPTIFPIYRLFPTNPQPWQGRIVTRSEVDKAWNMLLAEGEARWNALNPEKAIQIVSRQKSTGQPQSSIYNLHGIRVRGLSVLYQSGMPIELISKMVAGHATLRMTVYYLRYDPSEIDDLLQRSVANSGLAQDLIDDLKAMNFDQAQKRAVSLNEPAFRDAIGSVSKIEYCNVDIGMCPYEGSRCSDGGPVVHKSKLKGEKHGPVPGGSRNCIQCRHFISGPPWIVQLSLFGSKLCEQRAELGREEEDLNRRVAGLEDRRKSGQIDKQRFNQAYEACEVEMQRLKDCQELLEKSIFNVELFLKASLALMEEAKRGDNPGVKLVAAGAEAVARYEEISKFEHSLTNTEASRHFLILRDDRVEEIRNKYLDTALVNAGILPPRLITRISPEVARDAMDQFAKFLLARASREEIKALEDGSLTLKNLNVVREVREIISKSLTETIGHANSVSVLIQNLDAEVV; translated from the coding sequence ATGATAATTTCGTACGAAGAGAGCGGATATGTACTAAACCTCAGTGAATCTCATTATCATTATAATAATGATTATGATACTTCTGAAGTTGAGGGTCTTCTAGATGTTCTTTTTAATGTTCCTATTAATAGGAAGGTAAAAGATAATGAAAAGAAAATACTGTACGATGTTGCAAGCACTGATATTTGTATCTCACCTTATAGTTTTTTTAAAAAGGGGAGTAAAAAATTAAACTGGGAGTTGGCCCTGGAGTTTTTGAATACCTCCGCGTCGGTCTGCAATCTCCACGAAGATTTGATGGCAGCAGGAGCTTTTGCATGTTTGGACAAGCTGGCAGATGGGAGTCGTCGCTCAGTCGAGGCGTTTATGTATCGAGTTCTTTGTATATTTGCGGTGAGTTGTCTTGGACCGGAAGATGCGAAGCAAATTCCGCTCAAACTTGTACACGATGTTGTCGATTGGTTTAGGACTTCGGATGGGTTGACTTGGCGGCGTGAAATCGTGGGCAAGAACAGTACCTTTAATGTCCAAGGTCTCCGGAACCTAATCCTTGGTTTCGCAAGGATCTATGATGATCCTTCTTTGACGAAAAAAGCCAGCAGTCATCGTCAAGTATGGGGGAAATCTATTACGGTGCGGGCTTTGGAAGCCTCTCGGTCGCCTCTCCAACAAGATCTGACGGCGATGTTTCGTGACTTTAAGGAAACGTCTCGCATCCGGCCCTCAGACATAGATCAGGTTCTTCTCCACACAAATGCCTGGCTAGAGAAGAATTTTCCAAACAAGAGATTGATAGATATCCTGAAACAAAAGGACCGAAAAGTATCAGTTTCAGAGTATTTAAGAGAAAGTACCGAAGGAAAGCCTGATTATATCCATTCCTTGGCCAGGACCCTGAGAAAGGTTTCTGATCATTATGTCGACAAAGTTGCAGCCGAAAACCCTGATACTGTTCTGTATTCACTGATTTCGGATTTGGAGCTTGCCAAGCTCCAAAAATCAATTCCGGCACGAAAACCAAATTCAACAAGGTCTCGTCCACTACCTGCCAAACTCCATACGTTGATCAAGGAAATTCTGGATGAAGGTGAGGTAGGTTGGCCAGGCAGATGCGGCCACTTCGACGTGAAGGTCGTGGAAGATGGAATTCCAGCATCCGTATATTGCCCTGTGATACCAACGCTCATTTCAAACGCGTTTGATATACCGTTGCGGATCGGTCAATGGCGTCGCTTTGATAGTGGCGAAGGTGATGTGCTTCGGTTTGATGCCAACGTAATGAAGTGGGTGCCTAATCCAAGCGTGCATGCCGGATATTGGGCAAATCTGGAGCGTGCGCCTTGGGAAGGATTCCCAACGAAAGGATATGCCCATCAATTTAATGATCCTGTAAAGCCGATTACCGGATTTTGGATCAACACAAATAAAACGGGCTCTCCTTACGCTCTCCCGTGGCAACATCCAGTTGTCCACAAGCGCCTTGGCGATTTATTAAATTGGCAAGAAAAGTATAATCCAATTGAGGAGCCTATCGGACCTGAAAAATATCTGGACGATCCTGGTCGTGCGCCAATAGTAACGATGTCTTCATATCCAACTATATTTCCGATCTATCGACTTTTCCCGACCAATCCGCAGCCTTGGCAAGGTAGGATTGTAACACGAAGCGAAGTTGACAAGGCTTGGAACATGCTTCTGGCGGAGGGCGAGGCTAGGTGGAATGCCTTAAACCCAGAAAAGGCGATACAGATCGTATCTCGCCAAAAGAGTACAGGGCAGCCCCAGAGTTCAATTTACAACCTTCACGGAATTCGCGTCCGTGGATTGAGTGTGCTGTATCAATCGGGCATGCCGATTGAACTGATCAGCAAGATGGTGGCAGGGCATGCCACTCTGAGAATGACGGTTTATTATCTCAGGTACGACCCTTCGGAGATCGATGACCTTTTACAACGTTCGGTTGCCAATTCTGGACTGGCGCAAGATCTTATCGATGACCTTAAGGCAATGAACTTCGACCAAGCCCAGAAGCGAGCAGTGTCTTTGAATGAACCTGCGTTCCGCGACGCCATCGGTTCTGTATCCAAGATCGAATATTGCAACGTCGACATTGGGATGTGTCCTTATGAAGGGTCACGGTGCAGTGACGGTGGCCCTGTTGTTCACAAAAGTAAGCTTAAAGGAGAGAAGCACGGCCCAGTGCCGGGTGGTAGCCGAAATTGCATTCAGTGCCGTCATTTCATCAGTGGTCCGCCTTGGATAGTGCAGTTGTCGCTGTTCGGCAGCAAATTATGTGAGCAGAGAGCGGAATTAGGCCGAGAGGAAGAAGATCTGAACCGTAGAGTTGCTGGTCTGGAAGATCGGCGCAAATCCGGTCAAATTGATAAGCAGCGTTTCAATCAGGCCTACGAAGCCTGCGAAGTTGAAATGCAGCGTCTAAAAGATTGCCAAGAGCTGCTTGAGAAATCCATATTCAATGTGGAGCTGTTTCTGAAAGCCAGCCTGGCATTGATGGAGGAAGCGAAGCGGGGCGACAATCCCGGCGTGAAATTAGTCGCAGCTGGTGCGGAGGCTGTGGCTCGATATGAAGAGATATCGAAATTTGAACATTCGCTGACCAATACCGAAGCAAGCAGGCATTTCTTGATACTCAGGGATGATCGCGTGGAAGAGATTCGAAACAAGTATCTCGATACTGCCCTAGTGAACGCGGGAATTTTGCCGCCCAGGTTAATAACCAGGATATCTCCCGAGGTGGCTCGGGATGCCATGGATCAGTTTGCGAAATTCTTGTTGGCTCGCGCGTCGAGAGAAGAAATAAAAGCACTGGAAGATGGCTCGCTAACACTCAAGAATCTGAACGTTGTGCGGGAAGTTCGAGAAATCATCTCAAAGTCGCTGACTGAAACGATAGGTCATGCGAATAGCGTTTCGGTCCTGATTCAGAATCTTGATGCGGAGGTTGTTTAG